NNCCGGTAAAATAACACCTGCGACAAACAGCTCCTTACCGACACCGCCACTGGTAAAAGTTTTGAGCTCCCTGGATCGCGAGTTGAGTGATATACTCGGTACAACGCTACCTGACGATACAAAAGTGGTACTGTATAACCAGGTGTTAAGTCGTTACATCGGACATAATAACAGTCGTCGTCTTAACGTTTTTACAAAACCAACCAACGAAAAAACCCTTCGTAAGGATTTTATGTTAGAGCTACCAAAAAACGCACAGACAAGAGGGTCTTTGTTGATCGAATGGCTCAATGAACACCACGATGTACAATGGAACGCCAGAAACGAGATTATTATAAAAGGACAGACATTGCCGGGGACAAATATATTTGACTTAGTCGGTGACGCAGTACATCCTAAAAACGAAGGTTCAAGACCTACTGGGTGGAGGGCGTTTCAGCAgcttttaaaagaaataaatattccaCGCATGTTGCTCAACGAGCCTACTGTTAAAAGCACGCGACGTCGAGAACCAACCGGTAGCAACGGTGACGCTAAAACTACGAAGCGAGCGCAACCGACAATAGACCGGTGGgagaaatattaattatgagtAACCTTTCGGAACTTTACTACGACCCTGCTGAGGCTGGTTCCTTTGGAGGTGTGCAGAGTCTTCAGCGAGCCAGCAAAGCGAAACGAACAGAGGTGGAAAACTTTTTACGTAACCAAGACACCTACACCCTCCATAAACCCGTAAGAAAGAGATTTCCGCGTAGACGCGTTATTGTTTCTGGAATAGACTCTCAATGGCAGCTTGATCTGGTGGATGTTTCGCACATTTCAAGACATAACGCTGgcacaaactttattttaacagccATAGatgtattttcaaaatatgctTTTGCCGAAccattgaaaaataaaactggaAAGTCTTTGGTTTCCGCCTTTTCGAAAATGTTGATACGTCGTAAACCGAATAAAATTCAAACAGATAAGGGGACtgagtttttaaacaaaacgtttCAAAATTTCTTGGGTACACAAGGCATTGCACATTTCACGACTTGGAACAGCGAAACTAAAGCTTCTATTGTGGAAAGATTTAATAGGACCTTGAAAGCTCGCACCTGGCGTTACTTTACGAGAAATAGTACCTTGAAATTTACTGATGTTTTGCAGGGGCTGGTTGCGTCGTACAATAACTCTTATCACAGAAGTATAAGGACTAAACCTGTATTGGTTACTTCGAAAAATGAAGCGGAAGTACTTCAAACTTTGTACGGTAACTTTCCGAAAATAAAGGACCTTCGCTTACGAGTCGGTGACAAGGTACGCTAGTGCGAAATCGGGGTCCCTTTAAAAAGGGTTATTTACCAGGGTGGTCGGAAGAGTTATTTACCGTCAGCGAAGTGCACGAAGGGTTACCTGGGTATTACAAAGTTGTGGATTACAATAAGGAAACAGTACTCGGAACTTTCTACGAGGAGGAATTGCAGAAAGTTGAAAAAACAAACCTCGTGTATTTAGTGGAGCGTATACTGAAAGGGCGCACACGCAAAGGAAAAAAAGAATTGTTCGTTAAGTGGACGGGATACCCCCACTCTTTCAACAGCTGGGTTTCCGCTGATGATTTTACAGGTTATAAAAACTGAGCGTCACGCAGGTGTTCGTCAGTTCTGTAAAAATGTCAGACGAAGAGGTATCGACAGTTGCTGTTTCAACTCCTAAAGAGAAATCCTGGTGTTTTTTGGGAAAAAGTGTACCTAGAAACGAAATTGTTTTCTTGGTACAGGTAATCACCGTTTTTTGTGTGGTCGTAGCGAGTATTGTAAATATTACGTTTGAGAAGGGGGACGCAAAACTTTGGATTAGTTTACTCAGCTCCTCGATTGGTTATCTGCTGCCAAACCCTAGGTTAAATTGACGATGGTGGAGGATTTTTACGTCACGCTTCCTAGTAACGCCAGCCTAGAGTATTTTCCAAACAACACACTCACAATTTACGTTACGCGTTTACCTAAAGAATTTCATCTTCAAGGTACGTGGGTTGTCGGTCTCACCGAGGTCGCGTTTCCGTACAGCTGGTACACAATTCCTCAACAGGCGGTTACCATGAAAATATGAGTCTTGACCTTGGTGTTATCGAAGCTGCTGATTTTCCCCAGGGTATTACAACTCTCCAAAAGAATTAATTGAAAGTATAGTAAAATTATTTACCGATGTTGGTTACGCGAACAACATTGAGGTTTCCTACAACGATTTGACTGGTAAAGTGAGGGtaaattttcacaaaaaaaggtTGGTATCTGGAGTTTAGCGACGTGTTGAGTCGGATGTTGGGCTACGACAAAAAGCGTTTGCGGCACGGATCTCACGAAGCGGAGAGAGTTTGTGATATTTTCCTCGATATGTCATTACTATACTTTTATAGCGACATTGTCCAGGGGCGGTCCGTGGGTGATACATCAGCCCCGTTACTGGCCATTGTACCTGTAAAGAGGAGGCCTAGAGAGGGTGTGTACTAACGTTTCGAAAGTTTTTCACACGATAGAAGTCGATATAAGGGACAGTCtcggtaaaaaaaatattatttcaacgTGGTCGTGTGTGCGTGACACTGCATTTTAAACGTGTTAATAAAGTTTGAGCAATGTATGAACACAGACGTCAATTTTGTTGCGATCAAACCAAAGACTTGTACGTGCGTCACTACCAAAACCAACAACTCGGAAACGGTTTACCTGTATTTAGCGGTGGTGACGCCCAACGAGGGCACGGTCTCGGTAGTATTTTATCGGGGTTGGGTAAGGCTGTTATGCCCTTGTTAAAACCGGGGGCGAAAGCCGTAGGGCAACAGTTTTTAAAGGCCGGTGTTAGCTTTGCggatgacgtaataaacggCGGTTCGTCGCCAAGGAAAGCTGGAATTAAGCGAAGTCGTGAATTGGGGCGAACCGTTTTGAACATGGCGGGTAAAACTCTCAATACTTCCGGTTCAAAAGGTATAAAACGAAGGAAAACGACAACTTCTAAATCAGCCAAACGGCGTCGGAAGCATAAGGACATCTTTGCATAATGTTTATACATAAAAACTCCTGTGAGTGCTTAAAGAGTGAGTTGGATCTTTTTTCGGCTCCCATGACACAAACTTCGGTAGAGGATGGTATGTGGGTTGCGAACGGTCCTCAAAACGGTCTATCGGATTCTGGGACGCTTGAATTTTTAATCAGTGGAACAAAAGAGCATTACATTGACTTAGCCAACTCGTACATGCATATTCAAGTAAAGATAGTGAACGCGGATGGTACGAATCTGGCAGAAGACGCGGAAATCGCCCCCGTGAATAACTTTTTTCACTCACTCTGGTCGCAAATTATGCTCAGTCTCAATAACAGGGAGGTGACCTCTAGTGGGTCGATGTATCCGTACCGAAGTTATATAGAATCCCTTTTAACGTTTGGTTCGGCAGCCAAGAGTACTTATTTAACCGGAGCTTTGTTCTATAAGGATACACCTGGACATATGGATTCGATCGCCGCAGCGAATGTAGGTGCTACTACCAGAAGAGCTTTCGCTGCTGAAAGCAAAGTAATTGATATGCAGTCGAAGTTACATCTGGATATGATGTTTCAGCAACGTTACCTTATCAATAACGTAGACGTCAAATTGAAATTGACGCGCTCACGAGACGCTTTCGTCACTATTGGGGTCGCcgggtttaaaataaaaattttagcTGCTGTACTACACGTCAGGAAGGTAAAAATTAGTCCAAGTGTTCAGTTGGAACACATCACAGCTCTTTTTAAAGGTTTATGTCTATATCAAATTCTGCGAGCCGAATTAAAAACGTTAACTATCCCGAGGTTTAATCAATCAATTTCACATGATAATTTATTCCTCGGACAATTACCTCGAAGAGTGATTTTGGGCTTTGTTGATAATGACGCTTTCAACGGACGTATTGACAAGAACCCCTTTCACTTTAAAACTTATGGATTATCCTCCCTTTCCCTGCATTCTAACGGAAAGCAAGTTCCGGCTAAAGAGCTGACACCAAACTACGGAGTTGGGACCTATATTAGAAGTTATATGTCTCTTTTACAggattaaatactttttatacaaACGCGTCAAACGGTATTTCAACAGAGGAATATTCACGAGGTTTTACCTTGTACGCTTTCGATTTGACCCCTGAACTCGCGTCCAGCGGTCACTTTGACTTGTTAAAGAACGGGGACTTAAGTTTAGAAGCAAAAATTTTGGAGGCTCTACCAACGTCAGTCAATGTGATAATCTACGCCGAGTTCCAAAATCTTATTCAAATCGATCGACAGAAATCCGTACTGACCGATTTTAGTGcttaaattataacaataaaaaaaaaattaaaatttataaatctcTATGTTTGAAACATTTGGGACCGACAGCTGGGATCGTGTCGTGTGCAGAACACACTATCAGCTGGGATCGCCTATCATGTAGTTCCCTTCCCACCATTGTTTATTTGGAAATTTATAAAGTCCTATATAGTTGGAACAGCTGGGGCCGCATAATGTAATTATCTTCCTGTCATTGTTTGAAATCGTGAGAATCGGGAGAACTTAAGGTTACAAAATCGTTGTATATAGACTAGCGGTTACTTATAATACCATTCATTCATAAGCATTGAAAAAACTAAGAATGTCGAACTTTGAGAACACTCAGCAAATTGGGTATATTTACACCAGTGGttcagaagaagaagaagaagagggACCGAATGTAATGGAGGACATAGGTGGACCAGGTCGCAGTAGCCTAGTGGTTGTCGTTGGTAGAAGGTTGAATTTTCAGGAAAATACTGTTACGTGCCCTAACGGCCAATCGCGGGGCCTGCGTGTCGTAGTCTGCTCTAAACTACACAACTATATAAAATCGTATGTcgtttttcaaatataaaagtgGCCATGACCGATAAACAAGTTAGCGTACACAGGTACAATGTAACTACTAAGAACAACcgtattttgtaaaacgaCCTAAATGCCACTTCGCACAATCTCTAATACAATTACACAACCTTTCGATAACACGATACAACGAGAACTAACCCAACAAGCGAATAGAAACGAGAAATGGAAAACGCGCAAATCACTTCAATCAGCCCAACGGCACAGAAACGCCGAGACTTAAAACGTgtgaaaaatcaaagaaaccAAGCGTGACAACAGTGAACAAAAGTGAAACAGTGATAAggaaaaccaataaaaatagaCAATGAAATCGACAAATTAAACATCGCACACAACAAAGACTGAAATAATGCAAACCTAAAGCCTTTCTCGCTGTAACTCGTGCAGTGTCAAATCATTCTGTGAAACATCATTTCGTGTGTGTGTCGTTTCTTCTGGTTCCTTTCTCGTCGACTCCCCGCTCGCCTCGTCCTCGGTGTTCGTACTTTCATCTGCTTCTTTGCTCGCAGGGGGAGCACTCTGCGTTCTCGTTAGTGGTTGTATTATCGTTGTCGCGTCGTGGTGTTGCTGTTAAGTCGGGAGTATAAACAAACCCGCATACGGGTTGNNNNNNNNNNNNNNNNNNNNNNNNNNNNNNNNNNNNNNNNNNNNNNNNNNGAAGAGCTTCGCTGCTGAAAGTAAAGTAATTGATATGCAGTCGAANGTTACATCTGGATATGATGTTTCAGCAACGTTACCTTATCAATAACGTAGACGTCAAATTGAAATTGACGCGTTCACGAGACGCTTTCGCCACTATTGGGGTCGCcgggtttaaaataaaaattttagcTGCTGTACTACACGTCAGAAAGGTAAAAATTAGTCCAAGTGTTCAGTTGGGACACATCACAGCTCTTTCTAAAGGTTTATGTCTATATCCAATTCTGCGAGCCGAATTGAAAACGTTAACAATCCCGAGGTTTAATCAATCAATTTCGCATGATAATTTATTCCTCGGACAATTACCTCGAAGAGTGATTTTAGGCTTTGTTGATAATGACGCTTTTAACGGACGCATTGACAAGAACCCCTTTCACTTTAAAACTTATGGGTTATCCTCCCTCTCCCTGCATTCTAACGGAAAGCAAGTTCCAGCTAAAGAACTGACACCAAACTACGGAGTTGGGACCTATATTAGAAGTTATATGTCTCTTTTTACAggattaaatactttttatacaaACGCGTCAAATGGTATTTCAAGAGAGGAATATCCACGAGGTTTTACCTTGTACGCTTTCGATTTGACCCCTGACCTCGCGTCCAGCGGTCACTTTGACTTGTTAAAGAATGGGGACTTAAGTTTAGAAGCAAAATTTTCGGAGGCTCTACCAACGTCAGTCAATGTGATAATCTACGCCGAGTTCCAAAATCTTATTCAAATTGATCGGCAGAGATCCGTACTGACCGATTTTAGCGcttaaattataacaattaaaaaaaatatatatcatttataaATCTCTATGTTTGAGACATTTGGGAACGTGTCGTGTGCAGAACACACGATCAGCTGGGATCGCCTATCATGGTTCGCTTCCcaccattgtttattttaaaatttgtaaagttCTATATAGCTGGAACAGTTGGAACAGTTGGATCGCATAATGCAATTGTCTTCCTGTCATTGTTTGAAATCGTGAGAATCGCGAGAATTGAAGACTACAAAATCGTTGTATATAGCCTAGCGGTTACTTATaatatcattcattcataagcATTGAAAAATTAAGAATGTCGAACTTTGAGAACACTCAGCAAATTGGGTATATTTACATCAGCGGttcagaagaagaagaagagggGCCAAATGTAATGGAGGACATAGGCGGACCAGGTCGCAGTAACCTAGCGGTTGTTGTTGGGAGAAAGTTGAATTTTCAGGAAAATACGGTGGCCACTTCTAAACTACATCGAGTTGAAATGGTTAATCTTAAGCTATTACCGAGCCCCCGGTTAAGGAGATTTCGAATGAAGTGTCGAAGCTCAAAAGGTCGGTATTCTGTGGCTCAATTAACCGCTCAGGCAGAAATATTATTCGAAGGTATCCCCTACTTGCTGTTTACTTCAGAAGAGTTACAGCACGTGAAAATTCTGTACTGGTCACTGGATGTCTCTGACGAGAAGTGTTTATTAAACCGATACATCACACGTGTAAAGGATCTTTGCAGGTCTATGGGGATTAACATGAAGATTTCCACAAATGATGTGTCCGACCCGCGCGGTTTCCTCATTAAACTTAGCGCTAAATATCATTTGAAAGTCTGTAATGGTGAAGCGATGAAAGAAGAGACATCTGAAGTGATCGCAACACAGCAGGAGTTGTTAAGCTTCTGGGAAATTATTGGTATCGACTAATTACAGaagaataataataaaaggAGAGCGTCGCTGTACGGAAAAGAAAATGTGTTAACTATTGTGTAATTGTATGGtaatgtgttatttgtttcgTAAGGAATAAAATGCTGCTACAAAATTGTCGTTGGTTTAGACAGACGCGCGTAGTCAATTACTTCCTATACATTATAGCGCGGTGGATTCGATAAATTCGGAATGGCGGCCAATATGCGGAATAGGCACTGATTGTGAAAATGCGTTAATTGTTTCGTaaggaataaaataatacatttaattGTCAATAGGCAGACGCACAGTCAATTACTTCCTATAGATTTATTTTCccaagagaataaaaacaatactataacaaaacaataaataccGCCGGAAATATTACTTCCTGTGCAGGTGTCTGTACTTCCGACTTCCGTACGTCAAATGCACATATAATACTACTCACAAGTATCCACCCTGTTCATATCGGAGTAAAATATTCTACTTTTTCGTTCGAAAGTAAAACGAACGTAGACAAACAAAGTGAAGGTAAACTGGTGGaggttttgttaatatttgcaCAAGATAAAAACCCATAGTGACGTAACACATACGATTCTCCGTCATAGTTCCCGTCGTCACTACGAAACAGATTGCGCGAAACAGTTTGAGCGCAGATGGTGAACTGTAACGTTCTCGTAAAATCTTGATTAGCTTTGCGCGTAATCAGTTTCGTTTTAAAACGTCGTATCCCGCAATGCCCGGTCTTTTCTCTCTGCTACTCTAATTAGAACGAAATGCTttcttgaataaataattcaagCGTCCCCCGTTCATACAGGCTACCTGCTCCATTTGTTCGGAAAGCGCGCGTTCTTTTGTTCAGCGCAATCGTCGCGGAAAGACCGAAATCAACTGTATTGAGCTTTATGGTCATTGAGTATACGGCGACTTATGAATATTTCATGTCAAACCGATTCTTTCTGGTCGATAATATATTCCTTTGTTTCACACACGGCATCGTAA
The DNA window shown above is from Ciona intestinalis chromosome 3, KH, whole genome shotgun sequence and carries:
- the LOC104265582 gene encoding uncharacterized protein F54H12.2-like: MTQTSVEDGMWVANGPQNGLSDSGTLEFLISGTKEHYIDLANSYMHIQVKIVNADGTNLAEDAEIAPVNNFFHSLWSQIMLSLNNREVTSSGSMYPYRSYIESLLTFGSAAKSTYLTGALFYKDTPGHMDSIAAANVGATTRRAFAAESKVIDMQSKLHLDMMFQQRYLINNVDVKLKLTRSRDAFVTIGVAGFKIKILAAVLHVRKVKISPSVQLEHITALFKGLCLYQILRAELKTLTIPRFNQSISHDNLFLGQLPRRVILGFVDNDAFNGRLNTFYTNASNGISTEEYSRGFTLYAFDLTPELASSGHFDLLKNGDLSLEAKILEALPTSVNVIIYAEFQNLIQIDRQKSVLTDFSA